The DNA segment TGCAATCAGGGTTTTGGCTTTTCAGCAATTAACAATTAACAATTAACAATTATTCGGTAAAGGTGTAGAGGTTGGCTCTGGTTGGGGGAAGTCCACAGACTTCAAAGAAGAATTGGGGAAAATCTTGGAAGACTTTGTAAAAGAGGGTATCAGTTTTCATCGTTTAAGATCGCTTGAACACAGCTTTTCAACGGTTTTAGCTTAGTTTGAATAATGCTCCAGATGATTTGAGT comes from the Roseofilum capinflatum BLCC-M114 genome and includes:
- a CDS encoding DUF2887 domain-containing protein; the protein is MKTDTLFYKVFQDFPQFFFEVCGLPPTRANLYTFTE